Proteins encoded by one window of Sulfolobales archaeon:
- the cas7a gene encoding type I-A CRISPR-associated protein Cas7/Csa2, which translates to MEENNWVISMPYPPYVRVSARVSVETSVLTGSGSIGNYNTHAIATVIFKRGTDPPKVYEVPVITGNAIKHWHALYLAETYEALGGKNLNDLCRKGIGARGYDVKASISGAKLQKAESEEEAIKDLCNDIHGFLNPEQQIKRDSLVKVSFGIPILEEEVLEVASKYSVTHNRVIPVKNVEEEMMVFKQEYSSILYGFSMSMNLGMTLIPMYSGGAVSGIDNIDNERKLRIRASLLALLPLLQGSASKQARALPISRVEELLIVLSKLPVPNIVHAAYPDYLERSIELVKGYVLSVSSLSDKSKSDVNTWIFCYSRDHNRCDPRTLSQLSRDSTTSKAEDKETEEFTIDTLIKVRRYKDIGNMIKEAAEIASNMVQPLESRKSA; encoded by the coding sequence ATGGAGGAAAACAACTGGGTGATAAGTATGCCTTATCCACCCTATGTAAGGGTTTCAGCCCGGGTATCTGTAGAGACATCGGTATTGACAGGTTCCGGCTCCATAGGTAATTACAATACCCACGCTATAGCAACGGTAATATTTAAAAGAGGGACTGATCCTCCTAAAGTATATGAGGTTCCTGTAATAACTGGAAATGCTATCAAGCATTGGCACGCTCTATATCTTGCGGAGACCTATGAAGCTTTAGGAGGTAAAAACCTAAATGATCTCTGTAGAAAAGGGATAGGCGCCAGAGGGTATGATGTGAAAGCTAGTATCAGTGGGGCAAAACTTCAAAAGGCCGAATCGGAGGAAGAGGCTATAAAAGACCTCTGCAACGATATACATGGTTTCTTGAATCCTGAGCAGCAGATCAAGCGGGATAGCTTAGTGAAAGTATCTTTTGGAATACCAATACTAGAGGAAGAGGTTCTAGAAGTTGCTTCGAAGTACTCTGTTACTCATAATAGGGTAATACCTGTAAAGAATGTTGAGGAGGAAATGATGGTCTTTAAACAAGAATATTCCTCTATTCTTTATGGTTTCTCTATGAGTATGAATCTAGGGATGACACTCATACCTATGTACTCTGGGGGTGCTGTGTCCGGCATAGATAACATAGATAATGAGCGTAAGCTCAGGATCAGGGCATCTTTGCTAGCTTTATTACCTCTCCTACAAGGCTCGGCCTCTAAACAAGCCAGGGCTCTGCCTATATCGCGGGTTGAGGAGTTATTAATCGTTCTATCCAAGCTGCCTGTGCCTAATATTGTTCACGCGGCCTATCCCGATTATTTAGAAAGATCAATTGAACTAGTGAAAGGATATGTGTTGAGCGTCAGCAGCCTATCTGATAAATCAAAATCGGATGTTAATACATGGATCTTTTGTTACAGTAGAGACCATAACAGATGTGACCCCCGGACACTTTCCCAGCTTTCGAGAGATTCCACCACTTCCAAGGCTGAAGACAAAGAAACTGAGGAATTTACAATTGATACTCTTATCAAGGTAAGGAGATACAAAGATATAGGAAATATGATCAAAGAGGCTGCGGAAATAGCTTCAAATATGGTGCAACCTCTTGAATCCCGGAAAAGCGCTTAG
- the cas5a gene encoding type I-A CRISPR-associated protein Cas5a produces MNPGKALSVELRGPIISVRDPEVYQVAIAPPLPMPSTIVGAIGYAYWKIGLCSGEERCMSRAGETILKARASSAFSIKFSAVLSRYRGVLEEKRLPKDPNEISKFRDALVREYVFLDRFKVFILPSDDKYIGDIRRALLNVERIGDSESLVSISSIEEHEIEDCEGNTVNVVVRSSIASGGNYMIVRGLLENGEKSMLALPLMSERNYYRPSEIRLEASRRVKCAGNFRFPDGDNW; encoded by the coding sequence TTGAATCCCGGAAAAGCGCTTAGTGTTGAATTAAGAGGCCCCATTATATCGGTAAGAGACCCTGAAGTATATCAGGTAGCAATAGCACCGCCTCTACCTATGCCTTCAACTATAGTAGGCGCTATAGGGTATGCCTACTGGAAGATAGGGCTATGTAGCGGTGAGGAGCGCTGTATGAGTAGAGCCGGAGAAACTATCTTAAAGGCTAGAGCCTCGTCTGCATTCTCAATAAAATTTAGTGCAGTACTATCTAGATACAGAGGTGTTTTAGAGGAAAAGAGATTGCCAAAAGATCCAAATGAGATCTCGAAATTCCGCGACGCACTAGTGCGAGAGTATGTTTTCCTCGATAGATTTAAGGTGTTCATTCTCCCGTCAGATGATAAATATATCGGTGATATTAGAAGGGCATTATTAAATGTTGAGAGAATTGGTGATAGCGAATCTCTTGTCTCGATTTCCTCGATCGAAGAGCACGAGATCGAAGACTGTGAAGGGAATACTGTAAATGTAGTCGTCCGATCCTCGATAGCCTCTGGCGGAAACTATATGATCGTAAGAGGGTTACTCGAGAACGGAGAAAAGAGCATGCTGGCTCTGCCCCTCATGTCCGAGAGAAATTACTATAGACCTAGCGAGATCAGACTCGAAGCTAGTAGGAGAGTTAAATGCGCAGGCAATTTTAGATTTCCAGATGGTGATAATTGGTGA
- the cas3 gene encoding CRISPR-associated helicase Cas3' yields the protein MTPSSLRDVIESLIKSWNKNVTINQALLNRQEEIASKIFNEAINLEKGGLLFILRAPTGSGKSEVFLAPYFWQWFRGEFFSPRMYLVEPLHAILRHFKDRVQRYVEGLGLKISIGEDHGETVKSTYLYGALITLTTVDAYVYGYAAKRVQVWETLGGAATGRYTMPTGLIVSALSVFDEAHLIQDEVFLAPRLISRIICYLVSSGAIVLLSSATLPTYLEELLARDKCGKSLQEVWKGPGRNIIIDTRKTRLQDSILQDLSCEKNNLVIVNTIERAQKIYKSVKEKCRESKVYLVHSLMRKEDRERSLESLKELKEEYEKSKNLREVRDGAKITLIGTQALEVGLDYDFDVLYTELAPIDSVIQRIGRVGRRGRKGEAIIYLDLEHHAPYHQKLIDESKDIIKGLPSMNLDDPNNISGLVDQVYKNTLIEELSDRGNILYIKFIEYIKDLHLLAYPPQRVFTLRPSFYIYLSLIRSSDVKKGDKGYTVDRDSVEKGLIKYSISMLRDYAFERLLNILKKIRDRDALYIVKDFIWDDRSGKESFKIEKVSSNNDQEISDAIYRRETFVIILDEIKDLYDPYLGLDYTSISTAEEKPVRREGTRRR from the coding sequence GTGACGCCTTCGAGTTTAAGAGATGTTATAGAGAGCCTGATTAAGTCGTGGAATAAAAACGTTACGATTAATCAGGCTCTCTTAAATAGGCAAGAGGAGATCGCATCTAAGATCTTTAATGAAGCAATTAATTTAGAGAAAGGAGGATTGCTATTTATCTTGAGAGCGCCTACCGGCTCCGGAAAGAGTGAAGTTTTTCTCGCACCATATTTCTGGCAGTGGTTCAGAGGTGAATTTTTCTCCCCCAGGATGTATTTGGTAGAGCCTTTGCACGCAATATTAAGACACTTCAAAGACAGAGTTCAGCGATATGTAGAGGGTCTTGGCTTGAAAATATCTATTGGCGAGGATCACGGCGAGACTGTCAAAAGCACATATCTCTATGGAGCATTAATAACGTTAACAACGGTAGATGCCTATGTTTATGGCTACGCAGCCAAGAGGGTTCAGGTCTGGGAAACATTGGGAGGAGCTGCTACTGGGAGATATACTATGCCAACCGGGTTAATCGTCTCAGCACTATCCGTTTTTGACGAGGCACACCTAATCCAAGATGAAGTATTCTTAGCACCGAGACTCATAAGCAGAATAATATGCTACCTGGTCTCATCGGGAGCCATCGTGCTGCTCTCATCAGCTACGCTGCCTACGTACCTAGAGGAACTTCTAGCGAGAGACAAGTGCGGAAAGAGTCTTCAGGAGGTTTGGAAGGGTCCAGGTAGAAATATTATTATAGATACCAGGAAGACGCGTCTTCAAGATAGTATATTACAGGATCTCTCATGTGAAAAAAATAATCTCGTAATAGTAAATACTATAGAAAGAGCCCAGAAGATATATAAATCCGTAAAGGAGAAGTGCAGAGAGAGCAAGGTATATCTAGTTCATTCATTAATGCGGAAAGAAGATAGAGAAAGATCTCTTGAGTCTTTAAAAGAGTTAAAGGAAGAATATGAGAAGAGCAAGAATTTGCGAGAGGTTAGAGATGGTGCTAAGATTACTTTGATAGGTACTCAAGCACTCGAAGTGGGTCTCGATTACGACTTTGACGTACTATATACAGAGCTGGCTCCTATAGATTCCGTAATACAGAGAATAGGTAGAGTGGGTAGGAGAGGTAGAAAGGGTGAAGCCATTATATATCTGGACTTAGAGCATCATGCCCCATATCATCAAAAGCTGATTGATGAAAGTAAAGATATTATTAAGGGGCTCCCATCTATGAACCTAGACGATCCGAATAATATAAGTGGCTTAGTTGATCAAGTATATAAGAATACACTTATTGAAGAGTTATCAGATAGGGGGAATATTCTATACATTAAATTTATTGAGTATATTAAAGATCTACATCTCCTAGCATACCCGCCTCAGAGAGTGTTTACTTTAAGGCCGTCATTCTATATATATTTATCTCTAATAAGATCTAGCGATGTGAAGAAGGGGGATAAGGGCTATACCGTGGATCGAGATAGCGTTGAGAAGGGCCTAATTAAATATTCAATATCGATGTTACGCGACTATGCCTTTGAGAGGCTGTTAAATATCCTTAAAAAGATTCGTGATAGAGATGCTTTGTATATAGTTAAAGATTTTATTTGGGATGATCGCAGTGGGAAAGAATCTTTTAAGATTGAGAAAGTAAGCAGTAATAATGATCAAGAAATTAGCGATGCTATTTATAGGAGAGAAACATTCGTGATAATATTAGATGAAATAAAGGATTTATACGATCCTTATCTAGGATTAGATTATACGAGTATATCAACCGCTGAAGAGAAACCCGTAAGGAGAGAGGGAACTAGGAGGAGGTAG
- a CDS encoding HD domain-containing protein, with product MSCCAFYCEEKCVETYSEHVKKAINVWRSLKKYYSGVIKRVLGTYGFDPIAVALITHDLGKLLEIYRFRRYRFMYRHEIVGAYVLYKMLIDEDRDLATILSLAVMLHHESGIIGYIGELGERYLTVTTLRSILERYSRYLIVGKDCDLDTLVQDLASFEEIDKIRDKIYSIKDLLNNLGSENGIRDFLSNVKRLIIDSSVGSLHILHTLRGRVAAVLHLLVVSDSVAAHIGRSGRCEGDKDEATWIVRRIAESSEPVSIEELREILKRS from the coding sequence ATGAGTTGTTGCGCATTTTACTGCGAAGAGAAATGTGTTGAGACATATTCGGAGCATGTGAAAAAAGCTATTAATGTTTGGCGTTCCCTCAAAAAATACTATTCTGGGGTCATTAAGAGGGTTTTAGGGACTTATGGATTTGATCCTATCGCTGTAGCTTTGATCACCCATGATCTGGGGAAGCTGCTGGAGATCTATAGGTTTCGTAGATATAGATTTATGTATAGACATGAGATTGTGGGGGCTTATGTTCTCTATAAGATGCTTATTGATGAAGATCGCGATTTAGCTACTATACTTAGTTTAGCTGTGATGCTTCACCATGAGTCAGGCATTATAGGTTATATCGGTGAGCTAGGTGAAAGATACTTAACGGTAACTACTTTGAGATCTATCTTAGAGAGATATTCTAGATATCTTATAGTAGGTAAGGATTGCGATCTTGATACATTAGTTCAAGATCTAGCTAGCTTTGAGGAAATCGATAAGATCCGCGACAAGATCTATTCGATCAAAGATTTATTAAATAATTTAGGAAGTGAGAATGGCATCAGAGATTTCTTATCTAATGTAAAAAGACTGATAATAGATAGTAGCGTAGGATCATTGCACATACTACACACGCTAAGGGGTAGAGTAGCTGCGGTACTGCACTTGCTGGTAGTCTCAGACTCGGTAGCCGCTCATATAGGTAGAAGTGGGCGATGCGAAGGGGATAAAGACGAGGCTACATGGATCGTTAGAAGAATTGCCGAGAGCTCTGAACCGGTCTCGATAGAAGAGCTAAGGGAGATTTTGAAGAGGAGTTGA
- a CDS encoding AAA family ATPase, giving the protein MTYHVEFVLGNLSRGAFEISDLTVFFGHIGSGKTLFLRIFHDAVSFSKSEGFPVESELKDLAEMFGNIEIKVRSEKADLHLRCVSGRDIEEPSCDYENGKQEFDRETYMIPYYFDTLLRFNMLYPFQPSDAKFIFSVISFLASPTLRRRIPSYINEILGKLEDKLFSRRFVVKGKRFIEKVNDEKEIPTIYSASSYLRSGLLINILSYLANEQPLVLIDEPDIGLHPVAMKQLALFLHVIARNGTPVILVTHNLLFLDMLRRIDKIARELSVDIEPADMTLIITEKSETKTSEARYKIKNIDPMSSAIESYTDEIIDLYN; this is encoded by the coding sequence ATGACATATCATGTCGAATTTGTCCTAGGGAACCTTTCTAGGGGTGCATTCGAGATTAGCGATCTAACCGTGTTTTTCGGCCATATCGGGAGCGGAAAGACCTTATTTCTGAGAATATTTCATGATGCCGTTTCCTTTAGTAAATCTGAGGGTTTCCCTGTTGAGAGCGAGCTGAAAGATCTAGCTGAAATGTTTGGTAATATAGAGATTAAGGTAAGAAGTGAGAAAGCTGATTTACACCTAAGGTGCGTTAGTGGAAGAGATATTGAAGAGCCTTCGTGCGATTACGAGAATGGTAAACAAGAATTTGATAGGGAGACTTATATGATACCATATTATTTTGATACATTGCTAAGGTTCAATATGCTTTATCCTTTTCAGCCTTCTGACGCTAAATTTATTTTCTCTGTGATAAGTTTTTTAGCATCACCTACACTTCGAAGAAGAATTCCTTCATATATAAATGAGATATTAGGCAAATTAGAGGACAAGCTATTCTCTAGAAGATTCGTCGTAAAAGGTAAGAGGTTTATCGAGAAAGTAAATGATGAAAAAGAGATCCCGACAATATATTCAGCATCAAGCTATCTTAGATCAGGACTCCTAATTAACATCCTGTCTTACTTAGCTAACGAGCAACCGCTCGTACTAATTGACGAACCCGACATAGGCTTACATCCGGTGGCGATGAAACAACTAGCACTATTTCTTCACGTGATAGCTAGAAATGGTACACCGGTAATCCTGGTTACACACAATCTACTATTCTTAGACATGCTTAGGAGAATAGATAAAATAGCCAGGGAACTTAGCGTAGATATCGAACCTGCAGATATGACTCTAATAATTACGGAAAAATCAGAAACCAAAACTTCGGAGGCTAGATACAAAATTAAGAACATAGATCCTATGTCCTCTGCTATAGAGAGCTATACGGATGAGATTATAGATCTTTATAACTAG